DNA from Longimicrobiaceae bacterium:
GCCCCTCCCCCCGCACCCGGGGGAGGGGCCGCACTCCCTGCCCGACTCCCGCACTTCGCACTCGCGCACCTTACGTCCCCTCCCGCGGTGCCGAATCCGGGGCGGCCGCCGGTCCGGGCGCGGCCGAGGGCCGCCGGAGCGAGTACACGTACGCCGCCAGTGCCCGCACCTGCTCCGCGGTGAAGGTCCCCCCGCCCAGGGGCGGCATGGGGACCGGGTGCTCCTCCGGCTCCGGGACGCCCTGCTGGATGAGGCCCACGATCTCGTCGTACTCGCCCGAGACGTTCAGCCACTCGCCGTCGCGGAGCGAGGGGCCGAGCTGCGTCCCCCCGGCGTCGGGGCCGTGGCAGACCACGCAGGTGGTGCCGAAGAGCTTCCGCCCCTCCCCCACCATCCCCGCCGTCACCCCCTGCGGGAGCGGCACGTCGGGCGCCGTGGGGAGCGCCGAGTCGTCCGGCTCCTCCACCACGTTCCCCGGCCGCGCGCCCGCGTCCCCGTCGTCGCCGCACCCCGCCAGCGGCGCCGCCGCCAGCACCAGCGCCGCCGCCACCCCGACCAGCTCCGCTATCCGCATGCTCCGTCCCGGGAACGAGTCAGGCGCCACCGGTCGGGCGCCGCGGCCCCGCGCCTTTGCAAGCGT
Protein-coding regions in this window:
- a CDS encoding cytochrome c, with the translated sequence MRIAELVGVAAALVLAAAPLAGCGDDGDAGARPGNVVEEPDDSALPTAPDVPLPQGVTAGMVGEGRKLFGTTCVVCHGPDAGGTQLGPSLRDGEWLNVSGEYDEIVGLIQQGVPEPEEHPVPMPPLGGGTFTAEQVRALAAYVYSLRRPSAAPGPAAAPDSAPREGT